In the genome of Terribacillus sp. FSL K6-0262, one region contains:
- a CDS encoding Na/Pi cotransporter family protein, which yields MDINIQELIFSFIGGLGIFLFGIKSMGDGLQKSAGDKLRDILDKFTTNPLMGVLAGMLVTILIQSSSGTTVITVSLVSAGFMTLRQAIGVIMGANIGTTVTAFIIGLDVGAYALPILAVGAMMLFFFKNKKINNVGQIFFGFGALFYGLELMSGAMKPLRSLESFHDLTVQLSDNPILAVVAGTLFTVVVQSSSATIGILQGLYTEGLVDLQAALPILFGDNIGTTITAVLASIGASIAARRAAATHVLFNLIGTVIFLILLIPYTALVSWMQTAWDLNPSMTIAFAHGTFNITNTLIQLPFVALLAWIVTKLIPGEEKMADFHAKTLDPAVIQQSPSVALGNAKQEVVRMGDIAVQGLEETSQYLQTKQVKHADTAYQIEEAINNFDRKITDYLVQISSESLSPQESEEHSALIDAVSDIERIGDHFENIVELVEYQQTNKVKISTSAMEDLTNMFLLTTDTVRDAMLTLRNNDKEQAKVVVEQENKIDTLERKLRKQHIQRLTEGSCSGQSGIVFVDIISNLERIGDHAVNIAEAVLGESKHMHTVNN from the coding sequence TTGGATATAAATATACAGGAACTGATTTTCTCCTTTATCGGGGGATTGGGTATTTTCCTTTTTGGTATCAAATCGATGGGGGACGGTCTCCAGAAGTCGGCCGGAGATAAATTGCGTGACATTCTGGATAAATTCACGACCAACCCATTGATGGGTGTCCTTGCCGGGATGCTCGTCACCATCCTGATTCAGAGCAGCTCTGGTACGACGGTCATCACCGTCAGCTTGGTAAGTGCCGGATTCATGACATTGCGCCAGGCAATCGGCGTCATCATGGGGGCCAATATTGGAACGACAGTCACTGCTTTCATCATCGGATTGGATGTCGGTGCCTATGCACTGCCGATCCTCGCTGTCGGCGCCATGATGCTATTCTTCTTTAAAAACAAAAAAATCAACAACGTCGGCCAAATCTTCTTCGGCTTCGGTGCACTGTTCTACGGCCTTGAACTGATGAGCGGTGCGATGAAACCGCTCCGCAGCCTGGAATCCTTCCATGATCTTACGGTTCAGCTAAGCGACAATCCTATCCTGGCTGTCGTAGCCGGGACGCTATTCACGGTCGTCGTACAAAGCTCCAGTGCAACAATCGGCATTCTGCAAGGCCTTTATACCGAGGGCCTTGTCGATCTGCAGGCAGCTTTGCCAATCCTATTCGGGGATAATATCGGAACGACGATCACTGCCGTGCTTGCTTCCATCGGTGCTTCGATTGCAGCGAGACGAGCAGCGGCAACCCATGTATTATTCAACCTCATCGGGACAGTGATCTTTTTGATCCTGTTGATTCCATATACCGCACTGGTCAGCTGGATGCAGACAGCATGGGATTTGAATCCAAGCATGACCATTGCATTCGCGCATGGAACATTCAATATTACGAACACATTGATTCAGCTTCCGTTCGTCGCGTTACTTGCCTGGATCGTCACTAAATTGATCCCGGGTGAAGAAAAAATGGCTGACTTCCATGCCAAAACCTTGGATCCGGCTGTCATTCAGCAGTCACCTTCCGTTGCTTTGGGCAATGCCAAGCAGGAAGTTGTCCGCATGGGAGATATAGCTGTACAAGGATTGGAAGAAACAAGCCAGTACTTGCAGACCAAGCAAGTGAAACATGCTGATACTGCTTATCAGATCGAGGAAGCCATCAATAACTTCGACCGCAAAATCACGGACTATCTCGTCCAGATTTCTTCTGAATCCCTTTCGCCACAGGAATCAGAAGAACACAGCGCCTTGATTGATGCGGTCAGCGATATCGAGCGAATCGGCGACCACTTCGAGAATATCGTCGAACTCGTCGAATATCAGCAGACGAACAAAGTCAAAATCTCCACTTCCGCAATGGAGGATCTGACAAACATGTTCCTGCTTACAACGGATACCGTGAGGGATGCCATGCTCACCTTACGGAACAATGATAAAGAGCAGGCAAAAGTCGTGGTGGAACAAGAAAATAAAATCGACACACTTGAGCGCAAGCTCCGCAAGCAGCATATCCAGCGCTTGACGGAGGGCTCCTGCAGCGGCCAGTCCGGCATTGTCTTTGTAGACATCATCAGCAACCTGGAACGTATCGGGGACCACGCCGTGAACATCGCAGAAGCCGTGCTCGGGGAATCGAAGCATATGCATACCGTAAACAACTAA
- a CDS encoding amino acid permease codes for MKWWQLSLIGIGCTIGTGYFLGSVIGIHLTGASIVISFVAAAIGTLIVFLSLAKMTASDPQEGSFCYYAGKAFGGWAAFSCGWSYWCSNILIMGSQLTAISLLSQFWFEKVPLWVFSAIYAALAIIVVLTGAKGFNKMENVFAIVKTAAITMFIVLAALVLFDVISTESTYKPFQESFLHDGFKGLWASLIYAFYAFGGIEVIGMMAMQLKKKEEAAKAGTIMLIGLAILYVLSLLLAISLVKTHDFKMNESPFVTALKQTPLDFFPHVFNAAVIIAGFSTLCAALFAVTNLLVMLAKDKDAPQLFAKKLKFKDLPLASLLLAAVGLLASIITALLLPGKIYEYITTAAGLLLLYNWLFILASAWKNEKFKLGSKVAAIIGAILLLAGISGTAVEAEVRPGLYVSGGFAVLILLIGIWVKLKKSENTQHA; via the coding sequence ATGAAGTGGTGGCAGCTTTCGCTCATCGGCATCGGCTGCACGATCGGGACGGGATATTTCCTCGGTTCCGTGATCGGAATCCATCTGACTGGGGCTTCCATTGTCATTTCCTTTGTTGCTGCCGCCATTGGTACGCTGATTGTCTTCCTATCATTGGCGAAGATGACAGCGAGTGATCCGCAGGAAGGATCATTCTGTTATTATGCAGGCAAGGCATTCGGCGGCTGGGCCGCATTCAGCTGCGGCTGGAGCTATTGGTGTTCCAATATTTTGATCATGGGAAGCCAGCTGACTGCGATTTCGCTTTTGAGCCAGTTCTGGTTCGAAAAGGTGCCCTTATGGGTGTTTTCGGCAATCTATGCCGCATTGGCCATCATCGTCGTCCTGACCGGGGCGAAGGGATTCAATAAGATGGAGAATGTATTCGCGATCGTCAAAACGGCTGCAATCACCATGTTCATAGTGTTGGCTGCCCTTGTCTTATTTGATGTCATTTCGACTGAATCGACATATAAGCCCTTCCAGGAATCTTTCCTTCACGATGGATTCAAGGGATTATGGGCTTCGCTTATCTATGCGTTTTATGCTTTTGGCGGTATCGAGGTCATCGGGATGATGGCGATGCAGCTGAAGAAGAAGGAAGAGGCTGCCAAGGCGGGGACAATCATGCTGATCGGACTTGCCATTCTTTATGTCCTTTCCTTGCTGCTGGCCATCAGCCTGGTGAAGACACATGATTTCAAAATGAATGAAAGCCCATTCGTGACAGCGCTCAAGCAGACTCCGCTTGATTTCTTTCCGCATGTGTTCAATGCAGCCGTCATCATCGCCGGCTTCTCTACATTGTGTGCGGCGCTGTTTGCCGTGACCAATCTGCTCGTCATGCTGGCCAAAGACAAGGATGCGCCGCAGCTTTTTGCCAAAAAGCTGAAATTCAAGGACCTGCCTTTGGCGAGTCTGCTGCTCGCAGCTGTGGGGCTCCTTGCCAGTATCATCACGGCGCTATTATTGCCTGGGAAAATATATGAGTACATCACGACGGCGGCAGGTCTTTTGCTTTTGTACAATTGGCTGTTCATTTTGGCTTCTGCCTGGAAAAATGAAAAATTCAAGCTGGGCAGCAAGGTGGCTGCAATCATCGGGGCCATCCTGCTGCTTGCAGGCATCAGCGGGACGGCAGTCGAAGCGGAAGTGCGTCCCGGCCTTTATGTAAGCGGCGGCTTTGCCGTCCTGATCCTGCTTATCGGCATTTGGGTGAAGCTCAAGAAATCAGAAAACACGCAGCACGCCTAA
- a CDS encoding LysE family transporter has translation MGNILHYILLGVSLSAPVGPVNAAQMEKGIRGGFLQSLSVGFGAMLADILYMLLVYLGFYHVIMIPIVQSFLYFFGSFVFLYLGMESVLKTRTLTRAGMTTVAPLQGLRYGFFLALVNPISIMFWVGVYGSVLAKIVEQGEADHLLLYTTSIFIGVFLWDNVIALLSSSLRRFLSDRLLRLITFVSGLSLLGFGIYFGYLGVLRVF, from the coding sequence ATGGGAAATATCCTGCACTATATTTTGTTGGGAGTCAGCTTATCCGCTCCAGTCGGACCAGTGAATGCTGCCCAAATGGAAAAAGGAATCCGCGGCGGATTCCTGCAAAGCTTATCCGTCGGCTTCGGGGCCATGCTGGCGGATATCCTCTATATGCTGCTCGTATATCTTGGGTTTTATCATGTCATCATGATCCCGATCGTCCAGTCTTTTTTATATTTTTTCGGGAGCTTCGTCTTCCTTTATCTTGGCATGGAAAGCGTTCTGAAGACGCGGACATTGACACGCGCCGGCATGACGACGGTTGCCCCGCTGCAGGGTCTTCGCTACGGATTCTTCCTTGCGCTCGTCAATCCGATCAGCATCATGTTCTGGGTGGGTGTCTATGGGTCCGTCCTTGCCAAAATCGTCGAGCAAGGCGAGGCTGACCACCTGCTGCTTTACACGACGAGCATCTTTATCGGTGTCTTTTTATGGGATAATGTCATCGCCCTTTTATCAAGCAGCCTGCGCCGTTTCCTGAGTGATCGGCTCCTGCGGCTGATCACTTTCGTTTCCGGGCTCTCCCTGCTCGGCTTTGGTATTTATTTCGGCTATTTAGGCGTGCTGCGTGTTTTCTGA
- a CDS encoding sigma-70 family RNA polymerase sigma factor — protein MKDIRNTDFQLILDQYKNMIHYHIHRMKIRDPHDEFLQEGIMALFLACNGYDETKGDFNAYVSRMIRFRLIDYLRKIIREQEKVDLLINETHTLAVIQEEEDLMEKQEFWDKIKQLLTDKQYKWVYWKIKHDLTIKEIAHIEDTTEDAVKNWGREAKRKLKEQPFIMECRGK, from the coding sequence ATGAAGGATATTCGCAATACCGATTTTCAGTTGATTCTCGATCAGTACAAGAACATGATTCATTACCATATCCATCGGATGAAGATACGGGATCCGCATGACGAGTTCCTCCAGGAAGGCATCATGGCACTGTTCCTTGCCTGTAATGGGTATGACGAAACGAAAGGGGATTTTAATGCCTATGTCAGCAGAATGATCCGCTTCCGCCTGATCGACTACCTCAGAAAAATCATCCGCGAACAAGAAAAAGTCGACCTCCTCATCAATGAAACCCACACCCTTGCCGTTATCCAGGAAGAAGAAGATTTGATGGAGAAACAGGAATTCTGGGACAAAATCAAGCAGCTCCTGACGGATAAGCAATATAAATGGGTGTACTGGAAAATCAAGCATGACTTGACGATCAAGGAAATTGCCCATATCGAGGACACAACCGAAGATGCCGTCAAAAATTGGGGAAGGGAAGCGAAAAGGAAGCTGAAGGAACAGCCGTTCATTATGGAATGCCGAGGTAAATAA
- a CDS encoding UDP-glucose/GDP-mannose dehydrogenase family protein, which produces MKKIAIVGTGYVGLVTGVALSDIGHDVTCVDIDEAKVAKMNQGLSPIYEPGLAELMTKNIEKGNLHFTTDHSVAFKDADAIYIAVGTPERADGSANLDFVQQVAKDIAANVSDKGAVVVTKSTVPVGTNKLVKHWITEALDRDVQIEVVSNPEFLREGSAVYDTYYGDRIVIGAESPAAADLIEEINKPFGVPVFRTDIESAEMIKYASNAFLAAKISFINEIGTICGKLGANIEDVAKGMGMDKRIGDKFLNAGIGYGGSCFPKDTKALVQIAGDVNHKFDLLESVINVNNQQQQIPVDIAQMVVRGGLEGKKVAMLGLAFKPNTDDMRESASIVLARKLTELGANISAFDPIAMENAKRLLPETVHYAASTEEALKDADVAIIVTEWDEFKDLPLTVFEKQMKQPIVIDGRNCYPLSYVETANIDYHSIGRPSVIRAKKSNQPAN; this is translated from the coding sequence ATGAAGAAAATTGCAATTGTTGGCACAGGATATGTAGGCTTAGTGACTGGAGTGGCACTATCGGATATCGGACATGATGTAACATGCGTGGATATCGATGAAGCGAAAGTCGCCAAAATGAACCAAGGCTTATCTCCAATTTATGAGCCGGGTCTGGCAGAATTGATGACCAAAAATATCGAAAAGGGCAATCTTCATTTCACGACTGACCACAGCGTCGCTTTTAAGGATGCGGATGCCATCTATATAGCAGTAGGTACACCGGAAAGGGCGGACGGTTCTGCCAATCTTGACTTCGTGCAGCAGGTGGCAAAAGACATCGCTGCCAATGTGTCGGATAAAGGAGCCGTTGTCGTTACGAAAAGTACGGTGCCGGTCGGTACGAATAAGCTTGTGAAGCATTGGATTACCGAAGCGCTTGATCGCGATGTGCAAATCGAGGTTGTATCCAATCCGGAATTCCTTCGGGAGGGCTCGGCTGTCTACGATACATACTATGGCGACCGGATCGTGATCGGAGCGGAAAGCCCGGCTGCAGCGGATTTGATCGAAGAAATCAATAAGCCGTTTGGCGTTCCTGTATTCCGTACGGATATCGAGAGTGCCGAAATGATCAAATATGCATCCAATGCCTTCCTGGCAGCGAAAATCAGCTTCATCAATGAAATCGGTACGATTTGCGGCAAGCTAGGGGCCAATATCGAGGATGTTGCCAAGGGAATGGGCATGGACAAACGGATCGGCGACAAATTCCTGAATGCCGGCATCGGCTATGGCGGTTCCTGCTTCCCGAAAGATACGAAGGCTCTTGTTCAGATCGCCGGTGACGTGAATCATAAATTCGATTTGCTGGAATCCGTCATCAATGTAAATAACCAGCAGCAGCAAATTCCGGTTGATATCGCCCAAATGGTCGTACGCGGCGGACTGGAAGGCAAGAAAGTCGCCATGCTCGGCCTGGCGTTCAAGCCAAACACCGATGATATGCGCGAATCAGCCAGCATCGTCTTGGCACGGAAATTGACGGAGCTTGGTGCGAACATCTCCGCATTCGACCCGATCGCGATGGAAAATGCGAAGCGTCTGCTTCCGGAGACTGTGCATTATGCAGCCAGCACGGAGGAAGCATTAAAGGATGCCGATGTCGCGATCATCGTGACAGAGTGGGATGAATTCAAAGACTTGCCATTGACTGTCTTTGAAAAGCAAATGAAGCAGCCGATCGTCATCGATGGCCGCAACTGCTATCCGTTAAGCTATGTGGAAACAGCGAATATCGATTATCACAGCATTGGACGACCTTCTGTCATCCGTGCGAAGAAATCAAATCAGCCAGCAAATTAA
- the murF gene encoding UDP-N-acetylmuramoyl-tripeptide--D-alanyl-D-alanine ligase, with translation MGYSLREIQEILDGYYWNDDSSKDCLITNFEIEPRHFQPVKGNCFISISKKRWEAAHKNKQTQWVDGNKRILGHSEKCSLIITEKAIPALKDSIPQLIVKDSYRAISQLAKASRKKMTNPVIGITGSVGKSTTRLLFEHLLKEEHTLVATRGNHNTQAGVPLYGAKLCTNPDFAILEISLNALNNRGNQALNIEPDACIVTAIGEAHLSTLHSTANIARFKARIFEGLKKDGLAIINQDIAAKEFDILYDKAKQRTDRIRTYSMTSSEADLYLKHIASDKYVTSATVCYRGDEYEFQMKLAGKGTIENTLAVLLYLGENGYDLQHFIPKLLHFKSLDRIMELKTLTTADQRSVDILDDSHNASIPAMENALDTFRTRQKFYKGNKILVLGQVADLGENSQQLHDKLLPKILDAGFDYVFGHGKYMRQVIKQIPSSKVGGWFNNAHDLARRIPLYCSDDSLILLKGSVSGSDFRLTSHYLPEQLKQSSRQAISHEPSELAELLDCSFAARLYDEDDKNVYEKGNTQSQTIDGLGPLLLLYSLLEKGLKKGELTLSDWPTNNGSSIHGKPFRKGEPFLYEELLEELYMTQHPSVIFELAYRYFNSRKAAMEQILKLAQSFRLSDAASLNITGRYRVKEQQSYDVNDLFLVGSSMRKKGMEQQLPTIMNPASADVRGIIFGSERKSCLAFLNGFMFCIIGAVSSQQIVENILELYEQAEKKSLIKTGLKG, from the coding sequence ATGGGATACAGTTTACGTGAGATACAGGAAATATTGGATGGATATTATTGGAATGATGACAGCAGCAAGGATTGCTTGATTACTAACTTTGAAATCGAACCAAGACATTTTCAGCCCGTAAAAGGGAACTGCTTTATCTCCATTTCCAAAAAAAGATGGGAAGCTGCCCACAAAAACAAACAAACACAATGGGTGGATGGAAACAAAAGAATATTGGGCCATTCTGAGAAATGCAGTTTAATCATCACGGAAAAAGCCATTCCAGCATTGAAGGACTCGATCCCTCAATTGATCGTCAAGGACAGCTACCGGGCTATTTCCCAGTTAGCCAAAGCTTCCCGAAAGAAAATGACGAATCCCGTAATCGGGATTACTGGATCCGTCGGCAAAAGCACCACCCGGCTTTTATTCGAGCATTTGCTGAAAGAGGAACATACCCTTGTAGCCACCAGGGGCAATCATAATACCCAAGCCGGCGTTCCGTTATATGGTGCGAAATTATGCACGAATCCCGATTTTGCGATATTGGAAATAAGCTTGAATGCTTTGAATAATAGAGGGAATCAAGCCTTGAACATCGAGCCTGACGCTTGTATCGTAACTGCCATAGGGGAGGCGCATTTATCCACCCTTCACTCGACAGCGAACATAGCACGGTTCAAAGCGAGGATCTTTGAAGGCTTGAAAAAAGATGGCTTGGCAATCATCAACCAGGATATCGCTGCCAAGGAATTTGATATTCTTTATGATAAAGCGAAGCAGAGAACGGATCGAATCAGGACATACAGCATGACAAGCAGCGAAGCAGACCTTTATCTCAAGCATATCGCCAGTGATAAATATGTCACATCCGCCACTGTCTGCTATCGGGGGGATGAGTACGAATTCCAGATGAAATTGGCCGGAAAAGGCACCATCGAGAACACCCTGGCCGTATTATTATACTTGGGTGAAAATGGTTATGATCTGCAGCACTTCATTCCGAAATTATTGCATTTCAAATCACTGGACCGAATCATGGAATTAAAAACACTCACTACCGCCGATCAAAGATCCGTCGATATTCTCGATGATTCCCATAATGCTTCCATACCAGCAATGGAGAACGCCTTGGACACTTTTCGTACCAGACAAAAGTTTTACAAGGGCAATAAGATATTGGTCTTGGGGCAGGTTGCAGACTTGGGTGAAAACAGTCAGCAGCTGCACGATAAGCTCCTCCCAAAAATTTTGGATGCAGGATTTGACTATGTGTTTGGGCATGGCAAATATATGAGACAGGTGATCAAGCAAATTCCTTCTTCCAAGGTAGGCGGCTGGTTTAATAACGCACACGATCTAGCAAGAAGAATCCCGTTATATTGTTCTGATGACTCCCTCATTTTGCTTAAAGGTTCTGTATCGGGAAGTGACTTTCGCTTAACGAGTCATTATCTTCCGGAACAACTAAAACAATCCAGCAGACAAGCCATCAGTCATGAGCCATCCGAATTGGCAGAATTGCTCGATTGTTCATTCGCTGCGAGGCTTTACGATGAGGATGATAAAAATGTTTACGAAAAAGGAAACACACAGAGCCAGACAATTGACGGTTTGGGTCCCTTGCTCCTCTTGTATTCACTCCTGGAGAAAGGATTGAAAAAAGGGGAACTAACCCTGAGTGACTGGCCTACCAACAATGGCAGCAGCATCCATGGCAAGCCATTCCGGAAAGGAGAGCCTTTCCTTTACGAAGAGCTGTTGGAGGAACTATATATGACGCAGCATCCAAGTGTGATTTTTGAACTGGCTTACAGATATTTCAATAGTCGAAAGGCTGCCATGGAACAAATTTTGAAATTGGCTCAGTCTTTCCGCCTATCAGATGCAGCATCTTTGAATATCACAGGCCGGTATCGTGTCAAAGAGCAGCAATCCTATGATGTAAACGACCTATTTTTAGTCGGTTCCTCGATGCGAAAGAAAGGCATGGAGCAGCAATTGCCAACAATAATGAACCCCGCTTCAGCTGATGTGAGAGGCATCATCTTTGGTTCAGAAAGAAAGAGCTGCCTCGCCTTCCTGAACGGATTCATGTTCTGTATCATCGGGGCAGTATCTTCCCAGCAGATAGTGGAGAATATTCTGGAACTATATGAGCAGGCCGAAAAGAAATCATTGATCAAGACTGGCTTAAAAGGGTGA
- a CDS encoding class D sortase, producing MKIIGNGLILASVILLAVFGYQYFTQKQEQNHSFIEAEEKINEEGKAIDEPSIADFKAEENEAFAILEVPKLKKSLPIIEGTDPDDLNKGVGHLTDSVYPGQKEQIVLSGHRDTVFRSFGELELGDRFIVKMPYGTYTYEIKSTDIVPEDDTTVIRKMGEEVLVVTTCYPFHYVGSAPERFIFYAYPVAES from the coding sequence GTGAAGATAATTGGAAATGGTCTTATCCTGGCAAGTGTCATATTGCTAGCGGTCTTCGGTTATCAATATTTTACGCAAAAGCAAGAACAAAACCATTCCTTCATTGAAGCGGAAGAAAAAATAAATGAAGAAGGGAAGGCCATCGACGAGCCCTCCATCGCAGATTTTAAAGCGGAAGAAAATGAAGCCTTTGCCATTTTGGAAGTCCCTAAATTAAAAAAATCCTTACCTATCATAGAAGGAACGGATCCAGATGATTTGAATAAAGGGGTCGGACATCTGACCGATTCCGTATATCCTGGACAAAAGGAACAAATTGTTTTGTCGGGGCATCGTGATACTGTTTTCCGGAGCTTCGGCGAGTTGGAGCTGGGAGATCGATTTATCGTGAAGATGCCTTATGGTACCTACACCTATGAAATCAAAAGCACCGACATCGTACCCGAGGATGATACAACAGTGATTCGCAAAATGGGGGAGGAAGTATTGGTAGTCACTACTTGCTATCCATTTCACTACGTGGGCAGCGCACCGGAAAGGTTCATCTTTTACGCTTATCCTGTCGCCGAATCATGA
- a CDS encoding LuxR C-terminal-related transcriptional regulator, with translation MQEQQASQNEVTKSAVTVGQMRIERIKPGSVWTRIETCKLTAVTAPSGYGKTTMLQEWAARTHLDVGWVSLEEEDIQRVPFWKKLILHMPGLPEQDRKNLLDIIQSASYSPTHFIATWCACLRNHQVTGALIIDDFHLMTNSNELYEMTTLLEEMPDTFHIIVSGQFFPGLSLKRLSRQRQVLQITKCDLIFTEEEIASYIRNHLQKEPTEAAVRDIMQQTQGWAAGIQLIHMYEQFQEDYSELMFSNVMVARQLIQEIVYSLHENERNYLLSTSILNVMHVRLCDYIAGTRRGRVVMRRLRDQGLLNELQDEPGWFTYNKHLRTYLKEMLDMQNIDVKELYKRASIWHENEQMLLTAIQYAWKAGDHTRVRQLLIKAAPRLLQEGRIDQLQEWINKLPRKYIYQMELGIIYGWVECLRYQPKVAQRHAHMIEEQLLRRELQFSEEEEKRHFADLYTLKSFISLLEDDVKSTMDYASKALVYSKDSSRYFSHSFDYNRHDATILHSPLGGGGDLRAVQRVYESLAHTISGESVFSGYYHLSLAELAYEWGMSAKAKSHLGKALSIADLFGLPGLLVPAYILKSRHELEQQGDAQSAKVTLNRLKDMLTRSNASADWFKKAEAARIHIAIDQGDTKRIHNWLTLFFMQEPPIEQKTLFEYMTLIWAYTALGEVEATQRYIKKLLPLVKFSNRISAGIELHIIQAILLYPADKQQALLSLKEALRLSADHKYLRTFWRAGETVRDMLHELLSSGSVAKRQQKYVEQILSYWSEETDDQKLQSRLTTRELQLVYHLQLGKRNNEIAQELDLSLGTVKVYFHRIYEKLGVKNRKQAKEIAAGLDFSAIL, from the coding sequence ATGCAGGAACAACAAGCTAGTCAGAATGAAGTGACAAAATCGGCTGTAACTGTCGGTCAAATGAGAATAGAACGGATTAAGCCCGGCAGTGTCTGGACGAGGATCGAGACATGTAAGCTGACGGCGGTGACGGCTCCCTCCGGCTATGGCAAGACGACCATGCTGCAGGAGTGGGCAGCACGGACGCATTTGGACGTGGGCTGGGTCAGCTTGGAGGAAGAAGATATCCAGCGAGTCCCTTTCTGGAAGAAGCTGATCCTGCATATGCCAGGTTTGCCGGAACAGGATCGGAAAAATTTATTGGATATCATACAGTCTGCTTCCTATTCGCCGACTCATTTCATTGCAACATGGTGTGCTTGCTTGCGTAATCATCAAGTCACCGGTGCATTGATCATCGATGATTTTCATTTGATGACAAATTCCAACGAATTATATGAAATGACAACATTATTGGAAGAGATGCCGGATACATTCCACATCATCGTTTCGGGGCAGTTCTTTCCCGGCCTGTCTTTAAAACGCCTATCGCGGCAGCGTCAGGTACTGCAAATAACAAAGTGCGATCTTATCTTTACAGAAGAAGAGATCGCATCGTACATCAGGAATCATCTGCAAAAGGAGCCGACCGAAGCGGCAGTCCGGGATATCATGCAGCAGACGCAGGGCTGGGCTGCCGGTATCCAGCTGATCCACATGTACGAGCAGTTCCAGGAGGATTATTCCGAGCTGATGTTTTCGAATGTCATGGTCGCAAGGCAGCTGATACAGGAAATTGTCTATAGTCTGCATGAAAATGAGCGGAATTACTTGCTGTCCACCTCCATCTTGAATGTGATGCATGTTCGCTTATGCGATTATATTGCCGGTACAAGGCGCGGCCGCGTGGTGATGAGAAGATTAAGGGATCAAGGCTTGCTGAATGAACTGCAGGATGAGCCGGGCTGGTTCACCTATAACAAGCATCTCCGTACATATTTGAAAGAAATGCTCGATATGCAGAATATCGATGTCAAGGAATTGTATAAACGGGCCAGTATCTGGCATGAAAATGAGCAGATGCTGCTTACGGCCATTCAATATGCTTGGAAGGCTGGTGATCACACACGTGTCAGACAGCTCCTGATCAAAGCAGCTCCCCGCCTTCTCCAGGAAGGGCGCATCGATCAGCTGCAGGAATGGATCAATAAGCTGCCGCGCAAATATATTTACCAGATGGAACTTGGTATCATCTATGGCTGGGTGGAGTGCCTCCGTTATCAGCCGAAGGTGGCCCAGCGGCATGCCCATATGATAGAGGAGCAGCTGCTTCGCCGCGAATTGCAGTTCAGTGAAGAGGAAGAGAAACGGCATTTTGCTGATTTGTATACATTGAAAAGCTTCATTTCCCTATTGGAGGATGATGTGAAAAGTACGATGGATTATGCCAGCAAGGCACTGGTATACAGTAAGGATTCCAGCAGATACTTTTCACATTCCTTCGATTATAATCGGCATGACGCCACCATCCTTCATTCCCCGCTTGGAGGAGGCGGTGATTTGCGGGCGGTCCAGCGTGTCTATGAAAGTTTGGCGCACACGATTTCAGGCGAATCCGTGTTCAGCGGCTATTATCATCTGAGTCTGGCCGAGCTTGCCTATGAATGGGGAATGTCGGCCAAAGCGAAAAGTCACTTGGGAAAAGCGTTGTCCATTGCGGATTTATTCGGATTGCCAGGTCTGCTCGTCCCTGCATACATATTGAAATCCCGTCATGAATTGGAGCAGCAAGGTGATGCACAATCGGCCAAGGTGACGCTGAACAGGCTGAAGGACATGCTGACAAGGAGCAATGCTTCGGCAGATTGGTTCAAGAAAGCAGAAGCGGCAAGGATTCATATAGCGATCGATCAAGGTGATACGAAAAGGATACATAATTGGCTGACGCTGTTTTTCATGCAGGAGCCTCCGATTGAACAAAAAACCTTGTTTGAATACATGACCCTCATATGGGCTTATACAGCACTCGGTGAAGTCGAAGCAACACAGAGATATATCAAGAAGCTGCTGCCGCTTGTCAAATTCAGCAATCGGATCAGTGCAGGGATCGAATTGCATATCATCCAAGCGATACTGCTGTATCCAGCTGATAAGCAGCAAGCCCTCCTTTCCTTGAAAGAAGCACTGCGTCTCAGCGCTGATCATAAATATCTGCGCACCTTCTGGCGGGCCGGCGAGACGGTGCGCGATATGCTGCATGAACTGCTGTCATCAGGCAGTGTGGCGAAAAGGCAGCAGAAGTATGTGGAACAGATCCTGTCGTATTGGTCCGAGGAAACCGATGATCAAAAGCTGCAAAGCAGGCTGACAACCAGGGAATTGCAGCTTGTCTATCACTTGCAGCTTGGCAAACGGAACAATGAGATAGCCCAGGAGCTTGATTTATCACTCGGTACCGTCAAGGTCTATTTCCACCGGATATATGAAAAGCTTGGTGTGAAAAATCGCAAGCAAGCGAAGGAAATTGCCGCTGGTCTTGATTTCTCCGCTATTTTGTAA